Sequence from the Exiguobacterium aurantiacum genome:
AATCGAATATTACAGTATCTATGCGGTCGGTGCGCTATTGTTCGTATTCACTCTCGTGATGAACCTATTCGCCAACTGGGTGACGCGCCGCTTCAGAGAGGAGTACTAATATGGCTTTACCGAACAGTGAGTTCAAGAATACGAAGAACTTGATGGATCGTGATTCGGTTTCTCAACGAATCAAACGCCGTCTTCAATTGAATGAGATCTTTAAGTACATCTTTTTAGCAGGGCTCGTCTTCGCCTTGCTCGTCTTATCGACGTTGATTTATGATGTTGTGTCAAAAGGTGGCGGTTGGGTCAATCTCGACTTCTTGCGTAACTTCCCGTCACGCCGTCCGGAACAGGCCGGATTGTATCCTGCCTTGATTGGGACGTTTTGGTTGATGCTTCTCATCGTCCCGATGGTGTTCATCGTCGGTGTCGGTGCCGCAATTTACTTGGAAGAGTATGCCCCGAAAAACCGTATCACATCATTTATCGAAGTGAATATTTCAAACTTGGCCGGCGTGCCGTCAATCGTGTTCGGATTGCTCGGATTGACGATCTTTGTACGGGTCATGGAACTCGGGAACTCACTCATGGCCGGTGCGCTGACGCTCGGACTGATGAGTTTGCCGATCGTCATCGTCGCGTCGCAAGAAGCGCTTCGCTCGGTCAAGATGGAGTTGCGCCACGCGTCGCTCGCGCTCGGTGCCTCGAAATGGCAGACGACGTTCAACGTCGTCTTGCCGTCCGCCATTCCAGGGATTATTACAGGGATCATCTTGGCCGTATCACGTGCCATCGGCGAGACGGCTCCACTGATCATGGTCGGAGCTGCGACGTTCATTTCGACGACGCCGAGCAGCGTGTTCTCAGACTTCACGGCGTTGCCGATTCAAATTTATAACTGGACGAGCCGTCCACAAGCAGAATTCCAAAACTTGGCCGCTGCCGGCATCATCGTCTTGATGACGATGTTGATCATCATGAACTCGGCAGCCATCTATATCCGTAACAAATATACGAATCGACATTAAGTCGTAGCAGGTAACGAGGAGGATTCTCGAGATGATGAAACAAAAAGAACTCAAAGGAGATCATGAAGTGAACACAACGACGACCCAACCGAACGAGACCGTGATGCAAAAAGACAGTGCCTATGTCGTGAACAACTTGAACTTATGGTATGGCGACGATCAGGCGTTGATCGACGTCAATCTCGATATCAAGCAAAACGAAGTGACGGCCATCATCGGTCCGTCCGGTTGCGGAAAGTCGACGTTCATCAAGACGTTAAACCGGATGGTCGAACTCGTGCCATCTGTTCGTACAAATGGTGAAATCTTGTATCATGGCCGCAACATCTTCGACCGCGACTATCGGGTCGAAGATCTCCGGACGTCGGTCGGCATGGTGTTCCAACAGCCGAACCCGTTCCCGAAATCGGTTTATGACAACGTGGCTTACGGGCCGCGGACACACGGTATCAAAAACAAGAAAGTACTCGATGAGATCGTCGAACGCTCGTTACGTGGCGCTGCCATCTGGGATGAAGTGAAAGACCGCTTGAACGAGAACGCTTACGGCCTCTCGGGCGGTCAACAGCAGCGTCTCTGCATCGCCCGGACGCTCGCCATCGAGCCGGACGTCATCCTCATGGATGAGCCGACGTCTGCACTCGATCCGATTTCGACACTCAAAGTCGAGGAGCTCGTCCAAGAGTTGAAAGAGCAATACTCGATCATCATCGTCACACACAACATGCAACAAGCGGCTCGTGTATCGGATAAGACGGCGTTCTTCTTGAACGGAGAAGTCGTTGAGTTCGATGCGACCGATAAAATCTTCTCGAATCCAACGGACAAACGGACTGAAGATTATATTTCTGGCCGGTTCGGTTAAGAAGGGGAGACAATCATGGCACAAAATCGCACATTCTTTGATATGAAGTTAAACGAATTAGAAGATAAAGTCGTTCGCTTGGCGAACTTGACGATGCGCCAGACGGCGACCGCTATCGAAGTGCTCGAGAAACGTGATCTCGTGCTCGCGCAGACGGTCATCGACAATGACAATGAACTTGACGACCTCGAGCTCGAGATCAATGATGAAGCGATCTTGTTGATCGCGAAGCAGCAACCGGTCGCGACCGATCTTCGTCGTTTGATCGTGACGATGAAATCAGCGACGGACTTGGAGCGTATCGCGGACTATGCGACGAACATCGCCAAAGCCGTCGGCCGTATCGAGCACGTCCCGTACGTCCTCGACATCAAACCGCTCAAACAGATGGCCGAGCAATTGATCGACATGCTCGAGCTCGCGACACGCGCTTACCGGAAAGGCGAGGTCAGTCGAGTGCGCGAATTGAATGAGATGGACAAAGTCATCGACGATTTGAACTTGCAGGCCATCAAACAATACATGGGTTCTGTTCCGACGATGGCTGTCGGGACGAACGACGTTTACGAGTTTTCGAACATCGCCCGCTATTTAGAACGGATGGGTGATCACGTGACCAACTTCGGGGAACACCTCATTTTCCTCGAAAAAGGGAAACATTATGATTTAAACCAGTGACAAAAGTGGTAAAGAACAACAGACCAGTTGTTCTTTACTTTTTTTTGTGCAGGAATTCACGGATAAAGGGGCGAATAGTAGAACACATGGATTTTTTTTAGGAAGGGAGCCAGACATATATGGAAGAGAAAATCGTTTCCTTGAAACAACAAGGACTGACGTTAAAACAGATTGCAGAACAATTAGATATGCCGATCGGGAAAGTCCAGTACGCTTGGCGTAAATGGCGTTCCCAACACGGTGAACCGGACAAGCCGGCAGCCGCCCCAAAACGAAAGACGGAAGGGAAGAAATCAATGACATCAAACTCGAAGCAAGTACCCGCCTCATCTGTGAAGCAGGTCGCTTCGACACTGCAACACGAGGAGCCTACCCAATCACCGCTTCTTGACAAAGGTCCAGAAGGGTTTTGGAAGCTCCCAGACCGCTATGATCAAGACTTGATGCATGCGGTCGTCCAATCACCGAACGCCGTCTATGTCTTCTGGGAAGTGTCGGACAGCGTCAAAGAAACGCTCTCGATGCAATTCATGCGTCCATGGGAAGACTTGCCGAAGGCGTTTCGCATCCTCGACATCACGTTGCTCGACTACGCGAGCGGACATGCGAACCGGGCGTATACGTTCGAATTGCCGGAGATGACGAACAGTTGGTTCGTCCGGCCGCTCGATCCGAATACGACATACGTGTTCGAGTTCGGGATTCGGACGATGGAAGGGGAGTTCCTGCCGTTGCTCGCATCCTCACCGATTGATACGCCACGGGCAGAGCCGACCGGGCACGGTCGTTTCGCCGAACCGGTGCGACGCTGGCAATACGGGGAAGTCGAGACTCCTGAACTACTCGACACGTTACCAAAATATTCCGCATATCGATTCGTGCGCTGAGGAGGATTTTTTTGATGAAACCAGGTTATTTTTCACTCGTCCTTCATGCCCACCTTCCGTACGTAAGACATGAAGAGAAACACCGCCTAGAAGAGAGATGGGTGTATGAAGCCATCTCCGAGACATATATCCCGATTCTTTGGCAAGTCGACCGTCTGCAAAAACCGCTCCATTGGACGGTCAGCATCTCACCGCCCGTCGTCGAGATGCTCGCCGACCCGCTCGTCCAGGACCGTTACGTGGAACATTTGGATGAGATGCTCGAATTGATTGAGATTGAGCTCGCCGAAGGACGGAGCGAACAGGAAGTTGAGACGCTCCATTTTTATCGCGGGCGCTACAACGATTTGAAAACAACGTTCCTGCATTGGGAGAAAAACTTGAACCATGCGTTCCGTACATATCGTGAGCAAGGGTTCATCGATATGGTCACATGTACGGCGACGCACGGCTTCAACCCACACTTGTTCACCGAACAGGCCGCCCGCGCGGAAATCCGTACCGGCTTGAACTGTTTCGAGCGTCATTACGGGTTCCGTCCGACCGGCATTTGGTTGCCGGAGTGTGCCTACACGCCAGGTGTCGACCGCATCTTGTACGAGGAAGGCGTTCGTTATACGTTCGTCGATGAGCACGCCTTGCTCGATGCCGACCCGACGCCGGACAAAGGGATCGGTGCACCGGTCTACTCGCCGCATGGCGTCGCCTTGTTCCCGCGTGACCAAATCATCTCAGGGAAGATTTGGAGCTCGATGATCGGATATCCGGGCCATCCTGACTATCGCGAGTTTTATCGTGACCTCGCCTATGACCGCGACTGGGCGTACATTGAAAAGTTCATGCATCCGGAAGGGATTCGCTTCGATACGGGCTTGAAGATGCACCGCATCACGGGTGATTCGGATGAGAAAGACTATTATGTCCGCGCCTGGGCCGAACATCAAATCGACAACCATGCCTTCGATTTCGCACAGACGCTCGAAGGGCATCTCGAGGCCCACGGGGGACAGATGTTCCCGCCGTTCCTCGTAACGGCACCGTTCGATGCCGAATTGTTCGGACATTGGTGGTTTGAAGGACCTGAGTTCCTCGGGAAAGTCGCCGAGCGACTCGAAGAGTTTGGTATCGAGACAATCACGCCAGCGTTGTTCCTTGAACGTCACTTCCAAGACCTCGAGACG
This genomic interval carries:
- a CDS encoding DUF4912 domain-containing protein, translating into MEEKIVSLKQQGLTLKQIAEQLDMPIGKVQYAWRKWRSQHGEPDKPAAAPKRKTEGKKSMTSNSKQVPASSVKQVASTLQHEEPTQSPLLDKGPEGFWKLPDRYDQDLMHAVVQSPNAVYVFWEVSDSVKETLSMQFMRPWEDLPKAFRILDITLLDYASGHANRAYTFELPEMTNSWFVRPLDPNTTYVFEFGIRTMEGEFLPLLASSPIDTPRAEPTGHGRFAEPVRRWQYGEVETPELLDTLPKYSAYRFVR
- the phoU gene encoding phosphate signaling complex protein PhoU, with amino-acid sequence MAQNRTFFDMKLNELEDKVVRLANLTMRQTATAIEVLEKRDLVLAQTVIDNDNELDDLELEINDEAILLIAKQQPVATDLRRLIVTMKSATDLERIADYATNIAKAVGRIEHVPYVLDIKPLKQMAEQLIDMLELATRAYRKGEVSRVRELNEMDKVIDDLNLQAIKQYMGSVPTMAVGTNDVYEFSNIARYLERMGDHVTNFGEHLIFLEKGKHYDLNQ
- the pstB gene encoding phosphate ABC transporter ATP-binding protein PstB, with protein sequence MQKDSAYVVNNLNLWYGDDQALIDVNLDIKQNEVTAIIGPSGCGKSTFIKTLNRMVELVPSVRTNGEILYHGRNIFDRDYRVEDLRTSVGMVFQQPNPFPKSVYDNVAYGPRTHGIKNKKVLDEIVERSLRGAAIWDEVKDRLNENAYGLSGGQQQRLCIARTLAIEPDVILMDEPTSALDPISTLKVEELVQELKEQYSIIIVTHNMQQAARVSDKTAFFLNGEVVEFDATDKIFSNPTDKRTEDYISGRFG
- the pstA gene encoding phosphate ABC transporter permease PstA → MALPNSEFKNTKNLMDRDSVSQRIKRRLQLNEIFKYIFLAGLVFALLVLSTLIYDVVSKGGGWVNLDFLRNFPSRRPEQAGLYPALIGTFWLMLLIVPMVFIVGVGAAIYLEEYAPKNRITSFIEVNISNLAGVPSIVFGLLGLTIFVRVMELGNSLMAGALTLGLMSLPIVIVASQEALRSVKMELRHASLALGASKWQTTFNVVLPSAIPGIITGIILAVSRAIGETAPLIMVGAATFISTTPSSVFSDFTALPIQIYNWTSRPQAEFQNLAAAGIIVLMTMLIIMNSAAIYIRNKYTNRH
- a CDS encoding 1,4-alpha-glucan branching protein domain-containing protein, whose translation is MKPGYFSLVLHAHLPYVRHEEKHRLEERWVYEAISETYIPILWQVDRLQKPLHWTVSISPPVVEMLADPLVQDRYVEHLDEMLELIEIELAEGRSEQEVETLHFYRGRYNDLKTTFLHWEKNLNHAFRTYREQGFIDMVTCTATHGFNPHLFTEQAARAEIRTGLNCFERHYGFRPTGIWLPECAYTPGVDRILYEEGVRYTFVDEHALLDADPTPDKGIGAPVYSPHGVALFPRDQIISGKIWSSMIGYPGHPDYREFYRDLAYDRDWAYIEKFMHPEGIRFDTGLKMHRITGDSDEKDYYVRAWAEHQIDNHAFDFAQTLEGHLEAHGGQMFPPFLVTAPFDAELFGHWWFEGPEFLGKVAERLEEFGIETITPALFLERHFQDLETVHVSMNTWGRKGYGDVWINERNEWMLRHLHMMETQLVKDVADYRHKSPLVDRALIQLVRHYVLAVSSDWAFILDGQTTAQYAAERFREHTRLFAELETALYQDKLSDELLAEHYRAYPFLDDVDVDIDTFLSPHDYYVTEERGKEDEAILVLTPEYTGNVVGDLGRRVIDEVEARAADGETVYVLTPFKEGLPEYERHNRIHVYRVRLTSPFLEHVMNQVAAQNVAYVKLAHELVSKVPFKAIHQFDWMTITAARSLAKALQVPLYSTMLSFETTRNPHGHGGLFDAIHRIESSILAEADTVFICEQLSTEEVGMRYPIGDNVKTCLPLDASPYGQKRLKKNTK